In Verrucomicrobiia bacterium, the genomic stretch GGGATAACCCTGGGCTACGGACTAACGCTTACCCCTCGGCCTCGGGAACGATTGTGACTGCCGCACGTTCAACACGCAGGTTGGATAGGCCTCCCTAACAGCCCTCCCCAAAAGCCTATCCCAAACGCGAAAGCACCTAGAAGCCCGGGTCCCCCCACCGGGGCTTCTTCGCATAGGCTTGTTGACCAAAGTTGTCCCTATTAAATTAGGTGCTGGTGATGGGTTCTCCCTGAACCATCACCTCTCTTCTCAAGAACGGAAGAAGCCCTGGCGTCGGACAGTCCGGGGCTTCTTCTATATACGTCGGCCCCTTCGGCCTCAGGTGGACGCTTCATTCTCACCAAAGCTATCTTCCCTGACTCAGCGAGTGCATTCAGCAAACAGCAGTGAGGGACTTTGTACCTGCGGCGTTGAATGGCTTCAGTCTACGCGAGGAGAGGGAACCGAAATGGCCACCTCAGGTTTATTTCAGAAGTTCGGTTTGAGCGCCGATGAGGTCCGTCAGCTTATCAGACGTGCGGGAAATGATCGTCAGAAACTCGAAGAAGTAGCACGAACCCTCACACGTACCTAAGCGTGCAACCATGAAGCTCTACTATTCTCCAGCAGCTTGCTCGCTGGCACCTCACATCGTGGCGAGAGAGGCAGGGCTCGATATCGATTTGGAGAAAGTGGACCTCAAATCCAAAAAGACGGAGAGCGGTCGGGATTATCTGAGCATCAATCCAAAGGGCGCGGTTCCTGCCCTTGAAATTGACGGTGGCAAGGTACTCACCGAGAACGCCGTGGTTCTCCAATATCTCGCCGACAAGCCACCATCGCAGCTAGGCATATCCGAGGGCATGGACCGGTGGCGCTTTCTGGAATTGCTGCACTTCATCGCCACCGAACTGCACAAGGGCTTTTCACCTCTGTTTGACCCTCGCACCACTAAAGAGGGACGCAAGATCATTACCGAGAATTTGTCTAAGCGATTTGACATTCTTGAGCGCCAGCTAGGCGACAACCCTTATCTTACCGGGGAAAACTTTACGATTGCCGATGCTTATGCCTACACCGTTCTGAGCTGGTCCAAGATTCAAAAAATAGACATGAGGCGTTGGCCTAAACTCGTAGCCTTTTTGGAGCGGGTTGGTGCTCGTCCCGCCGTGCGAGAGGCGCGGTCGGAAGAAGGTTTGCCGCTATGACGCCCTTCGCTCCTTGAGCAAATCTCGCTCGTCTTCCTGCATTTCAACAACGCCT encodes the following:
- the gstA gene encoding glutathione transferase GstA, coding for MKLYYSPAACSLAPHIVAREAGLDIDLEKVDLKSKKTESGRDYLSINPKGAVPALEIDGGKVLTENAVVLQYLADKPPSQLGISEGMDRWRFLELLHFIATELHKGFSPLFDPRTTKEGRKIITENLSKRFDILERQLGDNPYLTGENFTIADAYAYTVLSWSKIQKIDMRRWPKLVAFLERVGARPAVREARSEEGLPL